One window of the Staphylococcus equorum genome contains the following:
- the tarB gene encoding teichoic acid glycerol-phosphate primase TarB, whose product MRQIIKKLYMFIISLLNLIYNKKKLKNNHIVVMMTFAEDVLPIVEALNRKLYKITVIGNEENRKYIQQFENVTFLPAGNKKVFQHIKALSTAKVIIIDTYYLMFGGFKKKTNQTVIQTWHAAGALKNFGLQDHQVDLSNKPMVHQYQKVYRATDKYLVGGEPMVTCFKDAFEAADEQFLKTGLPRLVPYTLLNVEKRQQELKKQYGIEGKVAVYVPTYREHKQSNRNIDKVNFETALPNYTLLSKLHPSIANDNQTTINLQSLMIMADVIISDYSSLAIEASILDKPTLFYVYDEKQYEKERGLNSFYYDIPAQYKAYSEDELVRKLQENSIVWSPLFETWHEYNAKDSLTQVIRYIEEMVKL is encoded by the coding sequence GTGAGACAGATAATCAAAAAGCTTTATATGTTTATCATTAGCTTATTAAATTTAATTTATAATAAAAAAAAGCTGAAGAATAATCATATCGTGGTCATGATGACATTTGCAGAAGATGTATTGCCCATTGTAGAAGCGTTAAATAGAAAATTATATAAAATTACAGTAATAGGTAACGAAGAAAATAGAAAATATATACAACAATTTGAAAATGTGACATTTCTACCTGCAGGTAATAAAAAAGTATTTCAACATATTAAAGCATTAAGCACTGCCAAGGTGATAATAATTGATACGTATTATTTAATGTTTGGTGGTTTCAAGAAAAAGACGAATCAGACAGTGATTCAAACGTGGCACGCTGCTGGTGCACTTAAAAACTTTGGGCTCCAAGATCACCAAGTGGACTTATCGAATAAACCAATGGTCCATCAGTATCAAAAGGTTTACCGAGCAACAGATAAATATTTAGTTGGTGGAGAACCTATGGTCACTTGTTTTAAAGATGCATTTGAAGCCGCCGACGAACAGTTTTTAAAAACAGGCCTGCCAAGATTAGTACCTTATACATTATTAAATGTTGAAAAAAGACAGCAAGAGCTTAAGAAACAATATGGTATAGAAGGAAAAGTAGCAGTATATGTGCCGACATATAGAGAACATAAGCAATCTAACCGTAATATTGATAAAGTGAATTTTGAAACTGCACTGCCGAACTATACTTTATTGAGTAAATTACATCCCTCTATAGCAAACGATAATCAAACAACGATTAACTTGCAATCTCTGATGATTATGGCAGATGTGATTATAAGTGATTATAGTTCATTGGCAATTGAAGCAAGTATTTTAGATAAACCTACATTATTTTATGTATACGATGAGAAGCAATATGAAAAGGAACGCGGTTTGAATTCATTTTATTATGACATACCCGCCCAATATAAAGCTTATAGTGAAGATGAGTTAGTGCGTAAACTACAAGAAAATAGTATAGTATGGTCTCCACTATTTGAAACTTGGCATGAGTACAATGCTAAAGATAGTTTAACGCAAGTCATTCGCTATATAGAGGAAATGGTGAAACTATGA
- the tarA gene encoding N-acetylglucosaminyldiphosphoundecaprenol N-acetyl-beta-D-mannosaminyltransferase TarA → MTESNKLNKVNVLSVYFDNVTLRDMRENVKHFFLSNSPENLFIVTANPEIVDYATDNIKYRNLINSANYVIPDGTGVVKASKLLRTPLKERVPGIELMEECLKIANANYQKVFLLGSNNEVVIKAQQNLAQKYPNIHFDFHHGFFDLTDEMVLRQITSFNPDYVFVGMGYPRQEHWIERHMNKFTQTVLMGVGGSIEVFSGTKKRAPALFRRLNLEWVYRLIIDWKRLGRMKSIPRFVFKVIKETRKK, encoded by the coding sequence ATGACGGAGAGCAACAAATTAAATAAAGTAAATGTCTTATCGGTATATTTTGATAATGTTACTTTAAGGGACATGCGAGAGAATGTTAAACATTTTTTCTTATCCAATAGTCCAGAAAATTTATTTATTGTTACTGCAAACCCAGAAATAGTGGATTACGCTACGGATAATATTAAATATCGTAATTTAATTAATAGCGCGAATTATGTTATTCCAGACGGTACAGGCGTTGTAAAAGCGTCTAAGTTACTTAGAACGCCCTTGAAAGAACGTGTGCCTGGCATTGAACTAATGGAAGAATGTTTAAAAATCGCTAATGCGAATTATCAAAAAGTCTTTTTACTAGGTTCTAATAATGAAGTTGTTATCAAAGCACAACAAAATTTAGCACAAAAATATCCAAACATTCACTTTGACTTTCATCATGGCTTTTTCGATTTAACAGATGAAATGGTCTTAAGACAAATCACCTCATTTAATCCTGATTATGTTTTTGTGGGGATGGGATATCCTAGACAGGAACACTGGATTGAACGACACATGAATAAATTTACTCAAACAGTATTGATGGGCGTAGGTGGCTCAATAGAAGTGTTTAGTGGCACGAAGAAAAGAGCGCCCGCATTATTTAGACGCTTGAATTTAGAGTGGGTTTACCGTCTGATTATAGACTGGAAACGCTTAGGAAGAATGAAATCAATACCTCGATTTGTTTTTAAAGTAATTAAAGAAACCCGTAAAAAGTAA
- a CDS encoding ABC transporter permease, which yields MNAVWVVFREHFKNFYLIQRLAQFQMKITNTNNYLGTAWELINPAMQIMVYWFVFGLGIRDNGPVDGVPFIYWLLVGISMWFFVNQGILEGTKSIATKYNQVAKMNFPLSIIPSYIVMSRFYGHLALLVVVILLCMLAGYYPTIYTLQLFLYVPFALILTTAIALFTSTLGVLVKDTQQAIQALMRMVFFASSILIVPPEGIVKDVMKLNPIYYLAEAYRSAVLHKEWYFITHWELTLYNMFIIIFLFVIGSIMHMRYRDQFADFM from the coding sequence ATGAATGCAGTGTGGGTAGTTTTTAGAGAGCATTTTAAAAATTTCTATCTTATTCAGAGATTGGCTCAGTTCCAAATGAAAATCACTAATACAAACAACTATTTAGGCACGGCCTGGGAATTGATTAATCCAGCAATGCAAATTATGGTTTATTGGTTCGTGTTTGGTTTAGGAATTAGAGATAACGGCCCAGTAGATGGTGTACCATTTATTTATTGGTTGCTCGTAGGTATTAGCATGTGGTTCTTTGTTAACCAAGGTATATTAGAAGGTACAAAATCAATAGCGACTAAGTATAATCAAGTGGCAAAAATGAATTTCCCACTATCGATTATCCCATCGTATATTGTAATGAGTAGATTCTATGGACATCTTGCGTTACTTGTTGTAGTTATTTTACTTTGTATGTTAGCAGGTTACTATCCTACGATTTATACGTTGCAGCTGTTTTTATATGTGCCATTCGCACTAATTCTTACAACAGCAATTGCATTATTTACTTCAACGCTTGGTGTACTCGTGAAAGATACACAACAAGCGATTCAAGCATTAATGAGAATGGTGTTCTTTGCATCTTCTATTTTGATTGTGCCACCAGAAGGTATTGTGAAAGATGTAATGAAATTAAATCCTATATATTATCTTGCAGAAGCATATCGTTCTGCAGTGCTACATAAAGAATGGTACTTTATCACGCATTGGGAACTAACGCTTTACAATATGTTTATTATTATCTTCTTATTCGTAATAGGTTCTATTATGCATATGCGTTACAGAGATCAATTTGCAGACTTTATGTAA
- the tagH gene encoding teichoic acids export ABC transporter ATP-binding subunit TagH, with product MNVSVDIKNVTKEYRIYRNNKERLKDVLLPFHENKTFYALNDLSLKAYEGDVIGLVGINGSGKSTLSNMIGGSLSPTSGGINREGDVSVIAISAGLNGQLSGVENIEFKMLCMGFTRKEIKDLTPEIIEFSELGEFIYQPVKKYSSGMRAKLGFSINITTNPDILVIDEALSVGDQTFAQKCLDKIFEYKKQGKTIFFVSHNMKQVRDFCTKIAWIEAGKLKKFGELDDVLPEYEKFLNDFKKRSKADQKKFRSDLDNSRFVVK from the coding sequence ATGAATGTATCGGTTGACATTAAAAATGTGACTAAAGAATATCGAATTTATCGTAATAACAAAGAACGCTTAAAGGATGTCCTTCTTCCTTTTCACGAGAATAAGACTTTTTATGCCCTAAATGACTTGTCCTTAAAAGCATACGAAGGTGATGTCATAGGTCTTGTTGGTATCAACGGTTCCGGAAAATCTACACTGAGTAATATGATTGGTGGATCATTGTCACCAACGAGTGGCGGTATCAACCGTGAAGGCGATGTAAGTGTAATCGCTATTAGTGCAGGATTAAATGGCCAACTTTCAGGTGTTGAAAACATCGAATTCAAAATGTTATGCATGGGCTTTACTAGGAAAGAAATCAAAGATTTAACCCCTGAAATCATTGAATTCAGTGAACTTGGAGAATTTATTTATCAACCCGTCAAAAAATATTCTAGCGGGATGCGTGCAAAATTAGGCTTTTCTATAAATATCACTACTAACCCAGATATTCTAGTCATCGATGAAGCTTTATCGGTTGGTGATCAAACGTTCGCCCAAAAATGTTTAGATAAAATATTTGAATATAAAAAACAAGGAAAAACTATCTTCTTCGTAAGCCATAATATGAAACAAGTCCGTGATTTTTGCACTAAGATTGCTTGGATTGAAGCAGGTAAACTTAAAAAGTTCGGTGAATTAGACGACGTATTACCTGAATATGAAAAATTCTTGAATGATTTTAAAAAACGTTCTAAAGCAGATCAAAAGAAATTTAGAAGTGATCTAGATAATTCTAGATTTGTAGTTAAATAA